The Magnolia sinica isolate HGM2019 chromosome 3, MsV1, whole genome shotgun sequence genome includes the window CCAAACAATGGCCGTATTTCGGGCTAAAATTATGCCAAACAATGACCGTGTTTCAGGCCAAACAATGACCGTATTTTGGGTTGAAACCAAGCCAAACAATGGCTGTGTTTTGGACCAAAATAGAGGCCAGGAAGCAGCTCATTTCCAGACCGAAACCAAGCCAAGAAATGCCCGCGTTTTGGGTCGGAACCATGGCATAAATCAAACCTCTGGTGGGCTGTAAATGGGTCATGTTAGGGACCAAAAATAGCCCTCAAACAAGGCTTAGATATGAACTAGAAATAGGTCTTAAACTGAGCTCTATAATGAACTGAAATTAGGTTTCAGATTGGGCCGAAACCAGGCTTTCATCAGGCCTTAGTTCGAGCAAGAAACGACCAATTAATGAACCATGCAAGGGACCCAAGACACGGCTTCTAAATGGGCTAGAGCAACACCCTTACATGGGCCACGAGCTAGGCTAAAACCAGCCCAGATCTGGACTAAGAACAACCACTGAGCCTGGGCTAAAAACTAGCCCAGGACTAGTCCGAATGTAGTACCTAGCTGGCACTACAAGAAAAGACACTTTTATCGATGAAAAGTTTCGTCTgcaatttcgttgctaaaagaccGAGGGGAAAAActttaccaatgaaaaaaaaaattcgttAGCAAAGATAAGACTTTTGCCGATGAATTGTTTTCATAGGTGAAAGCTTTTACCAATGTTTTACTTCGTAGGCAAAAATATTGACAAATCTTTTTACCCACgattattttcgtagctaaaaagatttacaaaacttttacctacgaagttTTTCGTATGTGAAAACTTTTACTTACGAATATTTATGTagataaaaatatttataaaatttttaccTATGAATTTTTTCGCAGTAAAAATCATTACAAAACTTTTCCCTGCAAATACTTTCTTAGCtaaaaatatatttacaaaactttcgcctacgaaatttttcgtatgtaaaaacttttaaaaatatttataaaacttttacctacgaattgttGCGTAGGTAAAAATCATTACAAAACTTTTCCCAATGAATACTTGCGTAGTTAGAAATATATTTATAGAACTTTTGCCtgcgaatattttcgtagctaaaaatatttataaaacttttacccaactttcgtagctaaaaatacaTACCTACTTTTAgggtttacctacgaaaagtttcgaaGGTAAAAAAAAACCTGGAttatacttttacctacgaaaaaaatcgttggtaaaagtgtctgattttacaaatgtctattttagaaatgctccatcaacaatgagatccacaatctggatggtgtgtatagctgtaaatcaatctgacatgtaaggtggatgagtcactgccaatttttaaatggtgcccaaaaaaaaaaaaaaaacaaatagatgcAATAACTCTATTGAATTTACCATTTTATCCTAAAAAGTGAATTGTCTATCAGTGGAAGGAGAGTAATAAATATGAATtccctttctattttcaaatcaagtggagaaggaaaatgaaaaaaaaaaaaaaggaggaaaagtTGGGAGAGAAAAGTACAGAAAGAGAAGAGGGGAGTCTAACAACATAGAAAATCTActacacaagaaagaaatacatccacaacagtccttgaaaattctgattcaagctaaattgttggatgtagctCGATGAGGCTGTTACCTGGCTCTGGTTTCTGAACTCCTCTGTTTCTCATTGCCTCTCTCACTCTTGTCACTTTGTTCCATTGGCTAGCACTTGCAAACATGTTCGCTAGAAGAACATAATCCCCACTTTGAAAGAAGCGAATCCAACCGTCTGCAGATCAAACTATGTATGAAGAAGTTGGACAAAGCAAAAACTTtcaaggaaagaaatcagaaaagaaaacaaatagaagagaactGATGTAGTGTACAAACCTCAACTATTTAAGAGCTAATGTTGACTTTTCACATCTATATAAAGGGTGGGAAAATTTTTAAGGAAATTGTCAATGATGATGCTTAGAAATTTCTCATGTAGGTGTTCTATTAGGCGTTAATTGTTTGACTTCTTTGGTTAGTCGGAAAGAACCCAGGCAGGttccactacaagaaaaggaagctttagcctcggttcaaaaccatggctaaaaaggttaaaaactgaggctaaaacctttagcctcagttttgcctcagttatctaaaccgaggttgaaaccctcGTAGCtgaaggctttagcctcagttttagcaaccgaggctaaaatgacttttatagcctctgttcttcaagtgaggctaaaagaatctttttagcttcagttttctcgaaatgaggctaaatcaaaattttaacctCCATTGTTTCCACTGAGACTAATccaaatttagcctcagttgcctccaaccgaagctaaaactatttttaatctcagttctcaacaaccgaggctaaagcctttagccacgagagttgtagtctcagtttatgTAACCGAGGCAAAACcgagactaaagatggatttagcctcttttggcatcaaccgaggctaaattcagTTTTTGACCTCATTTCTCTATCAAccaaagctaacaatatcataatcaacaaatgattgaacctgtgcatatttcacccatttaacattcatcatgacaacaatcagcacaatatcaacaaaacaattaatggtctatttaaagtttccaaaacaaaatacaaatgcacatgaattgccacatagccttccacatgaaTTGTTTCAGTGGGGTCCCCTTCTAGCTCCTTTCTTTGCAACCGTTGCCTTTCAGCCTCTCCTTTGACAAGCTCCCcctaaaagaaatggaaagtaaaAGCTACTTAGAAAACTTTTAAGTGAATTAAAGCTAATGCAGGAAACGTTCTGAATATATCCCAGTAACCATTGATGAGCTGACCTTGTTTTCCAATACATTTACGGTATATTCTAGCTCTTCCACAGACTTCTCTAACAGCTTCACCTCCTCCTCTTCAGCACAGTTCTTCCTTGCCTCAGCCATCTGAGATCGAAAGGGAAAACATTGAGAATCAAACATGACACAAGTaggggaaaaaaatcaaaaataaggTAATGATAAAAAGAATTAGCAAGCACCTGTCGAACTTCTGTAGCAATTGCTTCATTTTCTTCAGCAACAGCTTGTGCCATTTCTAGCTGCTCTTTCAAGACAAGTAGCTCAGCATCAAGGCAATCCCTTCCCTTAGTAACTTCATTCAGATCACTCTTCAAACCTTCAAGGTTATGATTCATTTGCCCAAGTGAATCACTCATTTCAATAAGTtctcaaataggattccttccaaATGTCAAATCGATTAAGCATTTTATCAGATTCCAAAAGGAATTCTGATGTAATTGAGCTCATAGCAAGAGTCTCTTGCCAATTGCAAAGCAGAGATGATGGCGGCGATTCTCTGACCCTTTTTTCTACACAGTGTCCCCAAGGGCCATGGCCATCAAACACACCACAGAACATCATGTCTTCTTGGCATCCGAATTCCTACAACCCATATAGAACCCACATTTTAAAAACAAATACATAAGAATTGAGCTCTCAGCAATTGAAAAATTCATTCGTACTCATCAAACAACTAAAAATCGCTCTCATTTCTTCCTATACAGATCTCCATgctgaaactaaaacttaaaacatTTAAACCTGTGTGGAATTAAAATAGCTTTGAAAGTAAGGAGACAACGAAATaaacttaaaatatttaaacaatgcatggaattaaacatATAAACCTATGTAGAATTAAAATAGCTTTGAAAGTAAGGAGAcaattgaaaaacttaaaatatttaaacaatcCATGGAATTAACTAGCTTTCATAAGAAAAACATCTTGGCAAGGAACTACATGATACACGACCTGAGGATGGGCCTTGACATTTGGTGATCCACACTGTTGATCTGATGATTCCAATgctggatgggccacacccaaaaatCACCCCAATGGGACAATCCTAACGGATTAGTTTGCTtctatgggtgtgtgtgtgtgtgtgtgtgtgtgtgtgtgtgtgagagagagagagagagagagagagagagagagagagagaccggcaGTGAAAGAATGACATTCACTGCGTCGTACAATCTGTTTGCATCGATTGGTTCACCAACAGTTTTTGATGGAATCTGCGACAACAAGAGAAGCCTGCACAAGCAGAAAGGCCATGCACCTTTAGAAATGTGAAGCCTGCACAAGAGTGAAGCATGCACCTAATCAATCAGATACACAAGAGTGTGTTTAATTACCTTTAAACCTTCTGCAGTGCAATTTGATATGGGCCATCTATGATCTCTAGTTGACAAAGGCCATGCACCTTTAGAAATGTGACAATACCAGAAACTAAGATCACCAGGGCAGTCTTCCAAAACCTTCAAAAACAAAGTGGAACAGGTCATAGGAAAAAGTAGGGGAGGACCATGGTCAAGATATCCAAAAACAACTTGATTTGAAAAAATTTACTGAGAGAGTAGAAAACTACTGCTCCCAAAGTAATATAATGAAACCTGAGAATTCTTTATGTACTCATGCGCTTTCTTAAGAGTTGGACCAAATTCCTCAAGAAGGCTAGTTGAGATTCTTGCCTGAACAGTGAAAGCAGTGTCCCATAATTGACTGCCATTATAACCCTGCAGTTAACCACAATCAATAAGTGAGTTTTGAATCGAATGTCCTCTGGAAAAAAAAAGGTTATGCCGATGACCACTTATGCACTGAACTAGAAATGGTTTTAGATTTTGAACACCTGTGAGAAACCCAGATTCAATTGACATGGACAAAAACAAAGACAAAATGCCACTACATAAATGTAAAGGTGGTTTATTTTATTTCCAGACCTGCATTTTCATGCCATCTTCTGCAAGCCACAAATAGTCAAAAATCCTTGGCAGGTGCAACTTGAATGGCTCAGAATTTGGATCTTCGACCCAGCAGCAAAGCATGTGTAAGACCTGCTTATCATAAGATGGACAAAACCAATGGACAGAAAAATAGATGATGGGTTCCGCTAATGCCTGTTCTTATTCATCAAAGGAATAAATTTTGGAACATTACAAGAAGATCCAACCAATATGTTTGCAATGGCAAGATTCCTACAATATGCTTGAATTAATTACTTTCTAGTAGGGGAATTTTTTTGGCTGATGTTACAAATATAAAAATTCCAGAAGCCGTATGAAATTATCAAGTCTACTGTTGAATTGGTGAAAGTTCACCAAGTTgatttaataaataataataataaggccaCCATACCCACCAAAATGAAGAAATAAACAAAATCTCTTCAAGGAGGTTAAAGAAGTGAAACAGCCaacaaatattattttttcttgtaACTGATAATTTATTTAAAAAGGCGGCAAAGCCACAAAAGAATAcagcaagaaaacaaaatcacaaAGAAGATCAATCAAAGCCTGAGAGATTGCAATCTCTAAAGCTTTGAGGACACAGCCGCCCACACAATAACAAGAGATCTCGCATTTCAGAAAACTGGCTTCGCATTACTGGAAGCATCTTTCAAACATCTATGACTGATGTTATTGATAATATCGGCGATGCCAGATATTGGCTCTACCAAATAGAAAGCTCAAATTTtcgattggacctattttttcaTAGATGGTTTTGAtatgccattgatcagatggttaaatTCATCCCATCAGTATGATCTTT containing:
- the LOC131238504 gene encoding kinesin-like protein KIN-12F isoform X1; this translates as MSDSLGQMNHNLEGLKSDLNEVTKGRDCLDAELLVLKEQLEMAQAVAEENEAIATEVRQMAEARKNCAEEEEVKLLEKSVEELEYTVNVLENKGELVKGEAERQRLQRKELEGDPTETIHVEGYVAIHVHLYFVLETLNRPLIVLLILC
- the LOC131238504 gene encoding kinesin-like protein KIN-12F isoform X2 is translated as MSDSLGQMNHNLEGLKSDLNEVTKGRDCLDAELLVLKEQLEMAQAVAEENEAIATEVRQARKNCAEEEEVKLLEKSVEELEYTVNVLENKGELVKGEAERQRLQRKELEGDPTETIHVEGYVAIHVHLYFVLETLNRPLIVLLILC
- the LOC131238504 gene encoding kinesin-like protein KIN-12F isoform X3 — translated: MSDSLGQMNHNLEGLKSDLNEVTKGRDCLDAELLVLKEQLEMAQAVAEENEAIATEVRQMAEARKNCAEEEEVKLLEKSVEELEYTVNVLENKVSSSMERLKGNGCKERS